A stretch of DNA from Methanogenium sp. S4BF:
CCGTGAATGCGGAGAGCCTGGTGATGGGGCACGCTTTGAGATGCTGATTCCTCATTCCGGGTATCGGGTTGTCTGAGGCGCAGAGGGGCGTTTTTTGGAGAAAGATATACCTGCTGTGAGGGCGATAGGAGGATATCAGAGATATGGGGTGGAGAAGAGATGCCAGAGAATATACCGGTATGCCCCGAATGTGGGCACCCTCTTCCCGAAGGAATGACCGGGCTATGCCCGTCCTGCAGGGAATGGAAGGATTCTGCCCCTCTTCCGCCGCAGAAGAATGTGCATGCAGCAGTTGTTCTCTCATTCTTCTTCCCCGGCTTCGGGCAGGTCTATAACGGTCAGTACAGGAAAGGGCTCCTTGTACTGGTGGCTACGATTTTTGGCCTCTTCTTCTTTCTGGTCCCCGGGATTGTCATCCTCGGGGCCGGTGTATATGATGCCTATCGGACTGCCCAGCGGCAGAACGCCGGCGCCGTCCCGTTTCGTGAGATGCACCTGTACCACGTCCTCCTGTATATTATCATCTTCATCCTCGTCTGCTTTGGGGCGATGTCAGTCTCTTCGGTCTTTATGATGCCGTGAACGGGGCCGTATGGCTCCTGGTTTGGTAAATGCAGGGATGGTTCAGGATCCATTTTCCACCGGGAGATACGCTGAACATGGTGGCCTTCCCTCTGTTCATATTGACGGAGTCGGCTATCTTTCGGAGTTTTGTTTGTCCCGGGGGCCATTGTTGTTTAGCCCAAACCCCTCTTTTAAGGTGCTGACCGGCAAATATCAGAGCAATGGCGATGGAATGCACACTGCTGGCTGACAATACAGCCCTTACCGATCGCTATCTCCTCTCGGAATCCGGTTTCTCTGCATATATCCGGGACGGGGATGCACGGGTGCTCTTTGATACAGGATTCTCCGGGGTTTTTCTGGATAATGCACGCCGGATGGACATCGAACCGGCGGAGGCCACGCATGTGGTATTCTCCCACGGCCACCTGGACCATACCTGGGGCCTGCAGGCGCTGCTGCCTGAACTCGGGAATGAGACGACCGAGGGCACTGGGCACCGGCCACCGGTTTTTCTTTCCCACCCGGGGGCCTATCTGCCCCGGAGGCGTCCCGGCAATTCAGAGATCGGCACGCTCTATAGTGCTGATATCCTGGCCCGGTTTGGAACTGTACAGCTTGCAAAAGAACCGGTCTGGATCACCGACCGTCTGGTCTTTCTGGGTGAGATTCCCCGTGTGCATGCATGGGAGGCTTTTGCCCCGAATGCAGAGGTGACACTCCGGGATGGCACCACAGCACCGGATCACCTGACCGATGACTCGGCGCTTGCCTACCAAAGTGACGCTGGCCTCGTGATTATCAGCGGCTGTTCGCACTCCGGTATCGCAAATATCAT
This window harbors:
- a CDS encoding DUF5683 domain-containing protein produces the protein MPENIPVCPECGHPLPEGMTGLCPSCREWKDSAPLPPQKNVHAAVVLSFFFPGFGQVYNGQYRKGLLVLVATIFGLFFFLVPGIVILGAGVYDAYRTAQRQNAGAVPFREMHLYHVLLYIIIFILVCFGAMSVSSVFMMP
- a CDS encoding MBL fold metallo-hydrolase encodes the protein MECTLLADNTALTDRYLLSESGFSAYIRDGDARVLFDTGFSGVFLDNARRMDIEPAEATHVVFSHGHLDHTWGLQALLPELGNETTEGTGHRPPVFLSHPGAYLPRRRPGNSEIGTLYSADILARFGTVQLAKEPVWITDRLVFLGEIPRVHAWEAFAPNAEVTLRDGTTAPDHLTDDSALAYQSDAGLVIISGCSHSGIANIIDHARGVCSDDRIRSVIGGLHLMHADQERIEQTARFLAKLNLESLHACHCTGFAALHTFSRTLPLKETGTGLKTVW